The Oscillospiraceae bacterium genome contains a region encoding:
- the axe1_2 gene encoding acetylxylan esterase translates to MPQIDWPLEQLKTYRGKSPKPADWQAYWDRALKELEAADPACTYEKDPVTVPGVECGHLWFTGVGGARVHAQLMRPTGFAGPRPAVLLFHGYEGHSHDWYEKLPFAQSGIAVAALDVRGQAGLSQDTLQITGSTFRGHIVRGVDEKDPDKLFFRNVYLDTVQLARIVAGLEFVDESRMASVGFSQGGALAIACAALSGQMGRTVAGYPFLADFCRVRELDYPNPAYDELKLYFRLRDPRHEKENGFFERLGYLDTQWMAEKLTAPVLFYTGLADMICPPSCQFAVYNRITAPKRQVIYPDYGHELLPGAWQEILLWLLEWAAGGQTP, encoded by the coding sequence ATGCCGCAGATCGACTGGCCCTTGGAACAGCTTAAGACCTACCGGGGAAAAAGCCCCAAGCCCGCCGACTGGCAGGCCTATTGGGACCGGGCTTTAAAAGAACTTGAAGCAGCGGATCCCGCCTGCACCTACGAAAAGGACCCGGTCACGGTGCCCGGGGTGGAATGCGGCCACCTGTGGTTCACCGGCGTGGGAGGCGCGCGGGTGCATGCGCAGCTCATGCGCCCCACCGGCTTTGCCGGGCCGCGCCCGGCCGTGCTTTTGTTTCACGGGTACGAGGGCCACTCGCACGATTGGTATGAAAAGCTGCCCTTTGCCCAGAGCGGCATTGCGGTGGCGGCGCTGGACGTGCGGGGCCAGGCGGGCCTTTCGCAGGATACGCTGCAGATCACAGGAAGCACCTTCCGCGGGCATATCGTTCGCGGGGTGGACGAAAAGGACCCCGACAAGCTGTTCTTCCGCAATGTTTACCTGGACACGGTGCAGCTGGCGCGCATTGTGGCGGGCCTGGAGTTTGTGGACGAGAGCCGCATGGCCAGCGTGGGCTTTTCGCAGGGCGGGGCGCTGGCGATTGCCTGCGCCGCCCTTTCCGGGCAGATGGGGCGCACGGTGGCGGGCTACCCTTTTTTGGCGGACTTTTGCAGGGTGCGCGAGCTGGACTACCCGAACCCCGCCTACGACGAGTTGAAGCTCTATTTCCGGCTGAGGGACCCCCGCCACGAAAAGGAGAACGGGTTTTTTGAGAGGCTGGGCTATCTGGACACCCAATGGATGGCGGAAAAACTCACCGCGCCGGTTCTGTTCTACACCGGCCTGGCGGACATGATCTGCCCGCCCTCCTGCCAGTTCGCGGTGTACAACCGGATCACCGCGCCCAAGCGGCAGGTGATCTACCCGGACTACGGCCACGAGCTGCTGCCCGGCGCCTGGCAGGAGATCCTGCTCTGGCTGCTGGAATGGGCAGCCGGCGGCCAAACCCCTTGA
- the ABC-MSP_1 gene encoding sugar ABC transporter permease, translated as MLKKKITPYSVFSLVILAVVAFTFIFPFYWIITGAFKSQTVAIQLPPQWFPTEPTLDNFIKLFKNPALNWFMNSVITSLGSMALVCITASLAGYVLAKKRFWGQKVMFSLIICAMALPKQVVLVPLVRIMSTIHLSDTLWAVILPTVGWPFGIFLMKQFSETIPTEMLEAARIDGAGELRTFLSVVCPIIKPGFGALAIFTFINTWNDYFLQLIMLRSRSKLTIALGIATLQAEFATNYGLLMAGAALGAVPIVTVFLCFQKYFTQGITMGAVKG; from the coding sequence ATGCTGAAAAAGAAAATCACGCCTTACTCGGTGTTTTCGCTGGTGATATTGGCAGTCGTGGCGTTTACGTTCATCTTCCCGTTCTACTGGATCATCACCGGCGCGTTCAAAAGCCAGACCGTGGCCATTCAGCTGCCGCCCCAGTGGTTTCCCACCGAGCCCACGCTGGACAATTTTATAAAGCTGTTCAAAAACCCGGCGCTCAACTGGTTTATGAACAGCGTGATCACCTCGCTGGGCAGCATGGCGCTGGTGTGCATCACCGCCTCGCTGGCCGGTTATGTGCTCGCCAAAAAGCGGTTTTGGGGCCAAAAGGTCATGTTCAGCCTGATTATCTGCGCCATGGCCCTGCCCAAGCAGGTGGTGCTGGTGCCGCTGGTGCGGATTATGTCGACCATTCATCTGTCCGATACGTTGTGGGCGGTGATCCTGCCCACGGTGGGCTGGCCGTTCGGCATCTTTTTGATGAAGCAGTTCTCCGAAACCATCCCCACGGAAATGCTGGAGGCCGCCCGGATCGACGGCGCGGGGGAGCTGCGCACCTTCCTGAGCGTGGTGTGCCCCATCATCAAACCCGGGTTCGGCGCCCTGGCCATCTTTACGTTTATCAACACCTGGAACGACTATTTCCTGCAGCTCATCATGCTGCGCTCCCGCTCCAAGCTCACCATTGCACTGGGCATTGCCACCCTGCAGGCGGAATTCGCCACGAACTACGGCCTGCTGATGGCGGGCGCGGCGCTGGGGGCGGTGCCGATTGTAACGGTGTTCCTCTGCTTCCAGAAATATTTTACACAGGGAATTACAATGGGCGCGGTAAAGGGCTGA
- a CDS encoding sugar transport system permease, whose protein sequence is MAKNRKNQDGRSHALQRRENIVSYLFLAPALLFFVCFVVLPMGMGIVTSLFNYTMKSPVSADTFVGLKNYITLFQDPVFLKALVNTFILVIVAVPAVTLFSLWVGSSIYEMHGGLRSFFRCVFYLPVVTGTVAVVVVWRWMFDSYNGIFNYILKAIGLIDQNIMWLGDTRFALGCIILILFTTSVGQPIVLYVAALGNVDQSLVEAAEVDGATKLQTFWRIKWPSIMPTTLYVLVITTINTFQCFSLVQLLTSGGPQHSTDTVMYYLYTNAFSLYKYGYANSMGVVLAIIIAILSAIQFKVMSKDVEY, encoded by the coding sequence ATGGCGAAAAATAGGAAAAATCAGGACGGCAGAAGCCATGCTCTGCAGCGCAGGGAGAACATTGTTTCGTACCTGTTCCTGGCACCGGCGCTGCTGTTCTTTGTGTGCTTTGTGGTGCTGCCCATGGGCATGGGAATCGTCACGAGCCTGTTTAATTATACCATGAAATCACCGGTATCCGCCGATACCTTTGTGGGGCTGAAAAATTATATCACCCTTTTTCAGGACCCCGTCTTTTTAAAAGCGCTGGTGAACACCTTTATTCTGGTGATCGTGGCCGTGCCCGCAGTTACCCTGTTTTCGCTCTGGGTGGGCTCCTCGATCTACGAGATGCACGGCGGGCTGCGCTCGTTTTTCCGGTGTGTGTTCTACCTGCCTGTGGTCACCGGCACGGTGGCCGTGGTGGTGGTCTGGCGCTGGATGTTCGACAGCTACAACGGCATTTTCAACTACATCCTGAAGGCGATCGGCCTGATCGACCAGAACATCATGTGGCTGGGCGACACCCGGTTTGCCCTGGGGTGCATTATCCTGATCCTGTTTACCACCAGCGTGGGCCAGCCCATCGTGCTGTATGTGGCGGCTTTGGGGAACGTGGACCAGTCGCTTGTGGAGGCGGCCGAGGTGGACGGCGCCACCAAACTGCAGACCTTCTGGAGGATCAAGTGGCCCAGCATCATGCCCACCACGCTTTATGTGCTAGTCATCACCACCATCAATACCTTCCAGTGCTTCTCGCTGGTGCAGCTGCTCACCTCGGGCGGGCCGCAGCACTCCACCGACACGGTCATGTATTACCTGTACACCAATGCGTTCAGCCTTTACAAATACGGTTACGCGAACTCCATGGGCGTGGTCCTTGCCATCATCATTGCCATCCTGAGCGCAATCCAGTTCAAGGTGATGAGCAAAGACGTGGAATATTAA
- a CDS encoding putative sugar transporter sugar binding lipoprotein: MKKKALAICLAAALAASAFTACGGKTPSSAAPGSTGAPASTADKTVEITWWAPPTFIQDGDDAAGTYEQTIIEAFEAKYPNIKVTLETIDFTNAGEKITAAIEGGTAADVLFDAPGRIIEYGKNGKLVSLDDMFTDDFVKDVNNNDLLSSCQGNGTYYMYPISASPFYMAINEKMWTDAGAMEFVNLEGDRSWTTENFEKAIEKLAAAGYNPGVLFCSGQGGDQGTRAFINNLYGGSTANADRTQYTFNSEEGIKALTKAQEWIKKGWLGNGVAYNGGQSIELFVAGTTSFEFCWGTSAAGNNAATMEANGVTPISLPFPSDDGKASLEYLVNGFCVFDNGDADKAEAAKTFIKFICDDSEWGPQNVIRTGAFPVRTSFGNLYPNDAERELLAKFTTMYGPYYNTMDGFANMRTEWWNMLQVVTGGGDVTEAVNKAVEASNAGMAG; the protein is encoded by the coding sequence ATGAAAAAGAAGGCTCTTGCAATTTGCCTGGCCGCTGCGCTGGCAGCCAGCGCGTTTACCGCCTGCGGCGGTAAAACCCCCTCTAGCGCGGCACCGGGTTCGACGGGCGCCCCGGCGTCCACCGCGGACAAAACTGTGGAGATCACCTGGTGGGCTCCCCCCACGTTCATTCAGGATGGCGACGATGCTGCCGGTACTTACGAGCAGACCATCATTGAGGCGTTCGAGGCAAAATACCCCAACATCAAGGTGACGCTGGAAACCATCGACTTTACCAACGCGGGCGAGAAGATCACCGCCGCGATCGAGGGCGGCACCGCCGCCGACGTTCTGTTCGACGCCCCGGGCCGCATCATTGAGTACGGCAAGAACGGCAAGCTGGTCAGCCTGGACGACATGTTCACCGACGACTTTGTAAAAGACGTGAACAACAACGACCTGCTGAGCTCCTGCCAGGGCAACGGCACCTATTATATGTACCCCATCTCTGCCTCGCCGTTCTATATGGCGATCAACGAGAAGATGTGGACCGACGCCGGCGCCATGGAGTTTGTGAACCTGGAAGGCGACCGCAGCTGGACCACCGAGAATTTTGAGAAAGCCATTGAAAAGCTGGCCGCGGCCGGCTACAACCCCGGCGTTCTGTTCTGCTCCGGCCAGGGCGGCGACCAGGGCACCCGCGCTTTTATCAACAACCTTTACGGCGGCAGCACCGCGAACGCGGACCGCACCCAGTATACCTTTAACAGCGAAGAGGGCATCAAGGCCCTGACCAAAGCCCAGGAATGGATCAAAAAGGGCTGGCTGGGCAACGGCGTTGCCTACAACGGCGGGCAGTCCATCGAGCTGTTTGTGGCCGGCACCACCTCGTTTGAGTTCTGCTGGGGCACCTCTGCGGCGGGCAACAACGCCGCCACCATGGAAGCCAACGGCGTGACCCCCATTTCGCTGCCCTTCCCCTCCGACGACGGCAAGGCCAGCCTGGAATACCTGGTGAACGGTTTCTGTGTGTTTGACAACGGCGACGCCGACAAGGCCGAAGCCGCCAAGACCTTTATCAAGTTCATCTGCGACGACAGCGAATGGGGCCCGCAGAATGTGATCCGCACCGGCGCGTTCCCCGTGCGCACCTCCTTCGGCAACCTGTATCCCAACGACGCCGAGCGTGAGCTGCTGGCGAAGTTCACCACCATGTACGGCCCTTACTACAACACCATGGATGGGTTTGCCAACATGCGCACCGAGTGGTGGAACATGCTGCAGGTTGTTACCGGCGGCGGCGATGTGACCGAGGCTGTGAACAAGGCTGTGGAGGCCTCCAACGCCGGCATGGCCGGTTGA
- a CDS encoding putative HTH-type transcriptional regulator — MQGDVIEELARRYEKLTKSEKKVADYVFAHHRNPQFMSITSLAEECRVAEATIFRFCKTLGFKGYNEFKLALAKAQGQAGGSQPGGAYGAVGPGDAMEEVYQKVYSSHMEVLEQTLATLRPGEVEKASALLLAADRVFCFGQGGSLILAMEAWARFSTIAPNFYCIEDAHMQAIAAALLTGRDVVLFCSYSGATKDMEAVLGAAKERGAKVILLTRFAKSPAAAYASAVLQCCAREGPLQMGSVAAKVALLFVVDVLFNDYCRRVPEQAMANQEATAAALAGKML, encoded by the coding sequence ATGCAGGGGGATGTGATCGAAGAACTGGCCCGCCGCTACGAAAAGCTGACAAAGTCTGAAAAAAAAGTTGCGGATTATGTGTTTGCCCATCATCGAAACCCTCAATTCATGTCCATCACTTCTCTTGCAGAGGAGTGCCGCGTGGCCGAGGCCACGATCTTTCGCTTTTGCAAAACGCTCGGCTTCAAGGGCTACAATGAATTCAAGCTGGCGCTGGCCAAGGCCCAGGGCCAGGCGGGCGGCAGCCAGCCCGGCGGCGCCTATGGCGCGGTGGGGCCGGGTGACGCCATGGAGGAGGTCTACCAAAAGGTATATTCCTCCCACATGGAGGTCCTGGAGCAAACCCTCGCCACCCTGCGCCCCGGCGAGGTGGAAAAGGCGTCCGCCTTGCTGCTGGCGGCGGACCGGGTGTTCTGCTTTGGGCAGGGGGGCTCGCTGATCCTGGCAATGGAAGCATGGGCGCGCTTTTCCACCATCGCCCCCAATTTTTACTGCATCGAGGACGCCCACATGCAGGCGATCGCCGCCGCCCTTCTCACCGGGCGGGACGTGGTGCTGTTCTGCTCCTATTCCGGCGCCACAAAGGATATGGAGGCCGTGCTGGGCGCCGCGAAGGAGCGGGGCGCAAAGGTGATTCTTCTCACCCGTTTTGCCAAATCCCCGGCCGCCGCCTACGCCAGCGCCGTGCTGCAGTGCTGCGCCCGGGAGGGCCCCCTGCAGATGGGCAGCGTGGCCGCCAAGGTGGCGCTGCTGTTCGTGGTGGACGTGCTGTTCAACGATTACTGCCGCCGGGTCCCAGAGCAGGCCATGGCCAATCAGGAGGCCACAGCGGCCGCCCTGGCGGGCAAGATGCTCTGA
- the pepV_2 gene encoding peptidase M20, whose protein sequence is MSAAVSRQAARAWALEHREEMVRDVMRLVRIPSVAEPAGSGAAPFGPACAEALAEGLALCREHGFSTRNLAGRCGVALWPGKTAESLGIFSHLDVVPAGGGWASPPFEPRVENGYIIGRGSGDNKGPAVAALYALRCLKELGAGLEHSVQLYLGCSEETGMADLMYYTQHEPQPVFSLVPDVNFPVCCGEKGILTADLTCRVEGSNLLGFGGGVASNAVPDRAFALLAGVPLTEVEPLLAGAPGVEAAAEGGKLRLTARGIAGHAAFPEGTESAIQKLAAFLAQNALVTGPAAGAMAFLAAAFGDAYGEGLDIDFRDEVSGRTTHVGGMARLDGGVLTQNINVRYCVRADQAALIRRLKARCSAGGFAVERLHNDPPCYTPPQHPAIAELLRAYEAVYGGGAEPYVMGGGTYARKLKNAVGFGPGVPDPAPLYGGGHQPNEGVRIQLLTNMIEIYADALQAIDRLV, encoded by the coding sequence GTGAGCGCCGCGGTGAGCCGCCAGGCAGCGCGCGCCTGGGCGCTGGAGCACAGGGAGGAAATGGTGCGGGACGTGATGCGCCTGGTGCGCATCCCCAGCGTGGCGGAACCGGCCGGCAGCGGGGCCGCGCCCTTTGGCCCCGCCTGTGCCGAGGCGCTGGCCGAGGGCCTTGCGCTGTGCCGGGAGCACGGTTTTTCGACCCGAAACCTTGCGGGCCGCTGCGGGGTGGCCCTGTGGCCGGGCAAAACGGCGGAAAGCCTGGGCATCTTCAGCCACCTGGATGTGGTGCCCGCGGGGGGGGGATGGGCTTCGCCGCCCTTTGAGCCGCGGGTGGAAAACGGGTATATTATAGGCCGCGGCAGCGGCGACAACAAGGGCCCCGCCGTGGCGGCGCTGTACGCCCTGCGCTGCCTGAAAGAGCTGGGCGCCGGGCTGGAGCACTCGGTGCAGCTGTATCTCGGGTGCAGCGAGGAGACCGGCATGGCAGACCTTATGTATTACACGCAGCATGAACCGCAGCCTGTTTTCAGCCTGGTGCCGGACGTGAATTTTCCGGTGTGCTGCGGCGAAAAAGGCATTCTGACCGCCGATCTTACCTGCCGGGTCGAGGGCTCGAACCTGCTGGGCTTTGGCGGCGGGGTGGCCTCCAACGCGGTGCCGGACCGGGCGTTTGCCCTGCTGGCCGGTGTGCCGCTCACAGAGGTGGAGCCGCTGCTGGCGGGTGCGCCGGGTGTGGAAGCGGCGGCCGAGGGCGGCAAGCTGCGCCTGACGGCCCGGGGGATCGCCGGGCACGCCGCCTTCCCGGAGGGCACTGAGAGCGCCATTCAGAAGCTGGCGGCCTTTCTGGCCCAAAATGCGCTTGTTACCGGCCCGGCCGCCGGGGCCATGGCCTTTTTGGCCGCCGCTTTTGGCGACGCGTACGGCGAGGGGCTTGACATCGACTTCCGGGATGAAGTTTCGGGCCGCACCACCCACGTGGGCGGTATGGCGCGGCTGGACGGGGGTGTGCTCACCCAGAACATCAACGTGCGCTACTGTGTGCGGGCCGACCAGGCCGCGCTCATCCGCCGCTTGAAGGCACGGTGCAGCGCGGGCGGCTTTGCGGTGGAGCGGCTGCACAACGACCCGCCCTGTTACACCCCGCCCCAGCACCCGGCCATTGCGGAGCTGCTGCGGGCCTATGAGGCGGTGTATGGCGGCGGGGCGGAACCCTATGTGATGGGGGGCGGGACCTATGCACGCAAGCTCAAAAATGCCGTGGGGTTTGGGCCGGGCGTGCCGGACCCGGCGCCCCTTTACGGGGGCGGGCATCAGCCCAACGAGGGGGTGCGCATCCAGCTGCTCACCAACATGATCGAGATCTACGCAGACGCACTGCAGGCCATTGACAGGCTGGTCTGA
- a CDS encoding ABC transporter ATP-binding protein, with translation MASEARAQGPLLETRQLTKYFYSSGGLLKGRKRAVRAVDGIDLAIREGETFGLVGESGCGKSTLGRTILRLIEPTGGSVLYRGQPIEALGREELRLLKRKMQIVFQDPYACLNPRMTVLDLVKAPLDVFGIGTGEERVAKVVDMLEYVGLGGQHLNRYPHEFSGGQRQRIGIARALVLEPEFIMCDEPVSALDVSVRAQVLNLMRRIQAERGLTYLFISHDLSVVRHISDRIGVMYLGRLVEVTSKDELYRRPLHPYTKALLSAIPIPDPEVKRERVLLKGDVSSAYDPPAGCRFAARCPYATDRCRSETPALRELAPGHQAACVRAEELA, from the coding sequence ATGGCGAGTGAAGCGCGCGCGCAGGGCCCGCTGCTGGAAACACGGCAGCTGACCAAATACTTTTATTCCTCCGGCGGGCTGCTGAAAGGCCGGAAACGGGCGGTGCGCGCGGTGGACGGGATCGACCTGGCGATCCGGGAGGGCGAGACCTTCGGCCTGGTGGGGGAATCCGGCTGCGGCAAGTCCACCCTGGGGCGCACGATCCTGCGGCTGATCGAGCCCACGGGCGGCAGCGTGCTGTACCGGGGGCAGCCCATTGAAGCGCTGGGGCGGGAGGAACTGCGCCTGCTCAAGCGCAAAATGCAGATTGTGTTCCAGGATCCCTATGCCTGCCTGAACCCGCGCATGACCGTGCTGGACCTGGTCAAAGCCCCCCTGGATGTGTTCGGGATCGGCACGGGCGAGGAGCGGGTGGCCAAGGTGGTGGATATGCTGGAATATGTTGGCCTGGGCGGCCAGCACTTGAACCGCTATCCCCACGAGTTTTCGGGCGGGCAGCGGCAGCGCATCGGCATTGCCCGCGCGCTGGTGCTGGAACCCGAGTTTATTATGTGCGACGAACCGGTGAGCGCGCTGGATGTTTCGGTGCGGGCGCAGGTGCTGAACCTGATGCGCCGCATCCAGGCTGAGCGCGGGCTGACCTACCTGTTTATCTCCCACGATCTGTCGGTGGTGCGGCACATTTCCGACCGGATCGGCGTGATGTACCTGGGCCGCCTGGTGGAGGTGACCAGCAAGGACGAGTTGTACCGGCGGCCGCTGCACCCCTATACAAAGGCCCTGCTCTCCGCCATCCCCATTCCGGACCCGGAGGTGAAGCGGGAGCGCGTTCTGCTGAAAGGCGATGTCTCCTCGGCCTACGACCCACCGGCGGGCTGCCGGTTTGCCGCGCGCTGCCCCTACGCCACCGACCGCTGCCGCAGCGAGACCCCTGCGCTGCGTGAGCTGGCACCGGGGCACCAGGCGGCCTGCGTGCGGGCGGAGGAACTGGCGTGA
- a CDS encoding ABC transporter ATP-binding protein, which yields MELLSVKNLETRFTTRKGTVTAVAGVSFGVGKGEILGIVGESGCGKSVTSLSIMGLLPSSGTLAPGSSIALEGQELTALSEGQMCKMRGNRIAMIFQDPMTSLNPVMTIGRQMMEPLMIHQGMDRAAAARHAVSMLEKVGIAAPERRMREYPHQFSGGMRQRIMIAMALSCNPALLIADEPTTALDVTIQAQVLELIRELRDDLGTAVMLITHDMGVVAEMADRILVMYAGKGVEYAPVRRLFREPLHPYTQGLLRSIPRLDGGSEELYTIRGQVPNQYDMPAGCRFCDRCPYAKKICRARQPDQYQVGDTLVSCWKYEGGGEYGE from the coding sequence ATGGAACTACTCAGCGTAAAAAACCTTGAGACCCGCTTTACCACCCGCAAGGGAACGGTGACCGCAGTGGCCGGGGTGAGCTTTGGCGTGGGCAAGGGCGAGATCCTGGGCATTGTGGGAGAGTCGGGCTGCGGCAAAAGCGTCACCTCCCTGTCCATTATGGGGCTGCTGCCCAGTTCCGGCACGCTGGCCCCCGGCAGCAGCATTGCCCTGGAGGGACAGGAGCTCACTGCCCTGAGCGAGGGGCAGATGTGCAAAATGCGGGGCAACCGTATTGCCATGATCTTTCAGGATCCCATGACCAGCCTGAACCCGGTCATGACCATCGGCCGCCAGATGATGGAGCCGCTCATGATCCACCAGGGCATGGATCGCGCCGCCGCTGCCCGGCACGCCGTTTCCATGCTGGAAAAGGTGGGCATCGCCGCACCCGAGCGGCGCATGAGGGAATATCCGCACCAGTTTTCCGGCGGGATGCGCCAGCGGATCATGATCGCAATGGCGCTGTCCTGCAACCCGGCGCTGCTCATTGCCGACGAGCCCACCACCGCGCTGGATGTGACCATCCAGGCGCAGGTGCTGGAGTTGATCCGGGAGCTGCGCGACGATCTGGGCACCGCCGTGATGCTGATCACCCACGACATGGGCGTGGTGGCTGAGATGGCGGACCGCATCCTGGTGATGTATGCCGGCAAGGGGGTGGAATACGCCCCGGTGCGCCGGCTGTTCAGGGAGCCCCTGCACCCCTACACCCAGGGGCTGCTGCGCTCCATTCCCCGGCTGGACGGCGGCAGCGAAGAGCTGTATACGATCCGGGGGCAGGTGCCAAACCAGTACGACATGCCGGCAGGCTGCCGCTTTTGCGACCGGTGCCCCTATGCAAAAAAAATCTGCCGGGCCAGGCAGCCGGACCAGTACCAGGTGGGAGATACGCTGGTGAGCTGCTGGAAATACGAGGGAGGCGGGGAATATGGCGAGTGA
- a CDS encoding peptide ABC transporter substrate-binding protein has product MKLKAISAALLAALMFTACAPPAAPTDSTPAGSPSSTTAQPAGEKVVTMAISSTWETLMPFNTSSNYGDVIFDQLYDRLVFNRGDNTFEPRLASGWEVGEDAKSITFAIDPNAKWHDGQPVTAEDVAFTAQLVSDPAINSSKRSFLNYFEGVDDSGAELSADSIGVEVLEGNKVRFNLKRPMDPEIILGVFNKNFFVLPKHILEDKTVEEVNGPDLWEAPIGSGPFKFGSSIAGEEIQLDCNESYHLGKPDFDKLVIRVTQSANLVAGLMSGDIDILAGSGLAAIPLEDWETAQAQENLNCVSIENYSYQYMVYNTQREYMTAEVRRAIDMAINRSTIVDQLLKGEGQILATPWGPNHPYCNKEVYPPEYDPETAKQMLADAGWDTGRELLMMVPTGNKVRERSAVLIQQDLEKVGVKIKLQSVDFPTLMSSMQNGETDFGLVGASPAADPDDHKPALEPGSSTNFSLLTDPTLYELMKKGLEATSFEACKAIYDEEQVKFREICNLSMLYSPNTLFAYNKRIQNVQPTDSNFLNWATWEWKVD; this is encoded by the coding sequence ATGAAACTGAAAGCCATATCCGCAGCGTTACTGGCAGCGCTGATGTTCACCGCCTGCGCGCCCCCGGCGGCGCCCACCGACTCCACCCCGGCCGGAAGCCCCTCTTCCACCACGGCGCAGCCTGCCGGCGAAAAGGTGGTCACCATGGCCATCAGCTCCACCTGGGAGACCCTGATGCCCTTCAACACCTCCAGCAACTATGGCGACGTGATCTTTGACCAGCTGTATGACCGGCTGGTGTTCAACCGGGGCGACAACACCTTTGAGCCCCGCCTTGCCTCCGGCTGGGAGGTAGGGGAGGACGCGAAGTCCATCACCTTTGCCATCGACCCCAACGCCAAATGGCACGACGGCCAGCCGGTGACCGCCGAGGACGTGGCCTTTACCGCCCAGCTGGTCTCGGACCCGGCCATCAACTCCTCCAAGCGCTCGTTCCTGAACTACTTTGAGGGCGTGGACGACAGCGGCGCCGAGCTCTCGGCCGATTCCATCGGCGTGGAGGTGCTGGAGGGCAACAAGGTGCGGTTCAACCTGAAGCGCCCCATGGACCCGGAGATAATTCTGGGCGTGTTCAACAAAAATTTCTTTGTGCTGCCCAAGCACATTCTGGAAGACAAGACCGTGGAAGAGGTGAACGGACCCGACCTGTGGGAGGCACCCATCGGCAGCGGCCCCTTCAAGTTCGGCAGCTCGATTGCCGGCGAAGAGATCCAGCTGGACTGCAACGAGAGCTATCACCTGGGCAAACCCGATTTTGACAAGCTAGTCATCCGGGTGACCCAGTCGGCCAATTTGGTGGCCGGCCTGATGAGCGGCGACATCGACATCCTGGCGGGCAGCGGCCTGGCCGCCATTCCTCTGGAGGACTGGGAGACCGCCCAGGCGCAGGAAAACCTGAACTGTGTTTCCATTGAGAACTACTCCTACCAGTACATGGTGTACAACACCCAGCGCGAATATATGACCGCCGAGGTGCGCCGCGCCATCGACATGGCCATCAACCGCAGCACCATCGTGGATCAGCTGCTTAAGGGCGAGGGCCAGATCCTGGCCACGCCCTGGGGCCCCAACCACCCCTACTGCAACAAGGAGGTTTATCCCCCCGAGTATGACCCCGAGACCGCAAAGCAGATGCTGGCGGACGCCGGCTGGGATACGGGCCGCGAGCTGCTCATGATGGTGCCCACCGGCAACAAGGTGCGCGAGCGCAGCGCTGTGCTGATCCAGCAGGACCTGGAAAAGGTGGGGGTGAAGATCAAGCTGCAGAGCGTAGACTTCCCGACACTGATGTCCTCTATGCAGAACGGTGAAACTGATTTCGGCCTGGTGGGGGCCAGCCCCGCGGCAGACCCGGACGACCACAAGCCCGCGCTGGAGCCCGGCTCCTCCACCAACTTTTCGCTGCTCACCGATCCCACCCTTTACGAGCTGATGAAAAAGGGCCTGGAGGCCACCAGCTTTGAGGCGTGCAAGGCCATTTACGACGAGGAACAGGTGAAGTTCCGCGAGATCTGCAACCTTTCGATGCTCTATTCGCCCAACACCCTGTTCGCCTACAACAAGCGCATTCAAAACGTGCAGCCCACCGACTCGAACTTTTTGAACTGGGCCACCTGGGAGTGGAAGGTGGACTGA